The segment AGAGGAGCTGAGAGGCCATGTTTGTGCTTGAGAAAAGATGGAACCGGAATGGGCAAACTTCATGTTGAACAGAGTCTGCTGTACCTGGTCTTGCTACAGGTGAAAAGTGCTGAGTGGGTGATAATTTGCTGTGATGTAGCTCATCATCTACAGAACACCAACAGTAAGGCAAATCTTTAATGCTCAAAGATTTCACAAAAGAGAAATCAATGCTGTCCTTTACAGAGAtatcaaaatataaaacaaatcatAATTATAAAGGAAATATATTTGAATTATTAGCATATATGGCTATGTTGTAGTCAGTATGAGTGAGTtaaggagtgagtgtgtgtacatgttcacgtgtgtgcgtgcgtgttccACAAACCGCGCTACATTCTAACATCTACATTCAAACAGAGAAATCAAAGATacatgtgatgatgtcatcaggtacACAGGAGAGTAATAATATTCCTCAGCAGCGTCCCTCTTTCACGATCATAATGTCAGCGTTTGTCTCCCTGCGGAGAAATTACAGACAACATATCAGCTGATGTGGATTCATCACAACTGTGTTTACACGTTCTATCTCAACACTTCTAACTATGCATTATGGGTAAGTTATAAACGCATTACAACAGGTCACAATATTGAATAACAGTGCAATGTTTTCTGCTGCCTCACACATTTTTGGAGTGACTATTTTGTGACTATCTGTGTGCACTGTGTTTGAATCCAGCTTTGTCACACGTCATCCCcaactctctcttcctctctatatATTTTGATCTGTCTAATAAAattgaaaatggcaaaaaaatcatcttaaaaaaaagGGGAGTTCTTTCTCGTTCACTTCCTCTGTCCAGATTTCCCCGGCTGGTCGGAGTTTCAAACCGGCGACCTTCTGGTCGAGGGCCGCTTCTCGAACCTGCAGGCTGCCGACAGCCCATTGATCTGTCTGATGATAAGCACACACAGGTATGATATCAGGTGCAGATGAATGTAATATCCGGCTTGTACTCACAGTCTGTGGACACACAGAGCGCACTCGTTGGGGTAGGTGACTCCGTCGCTGCCGCACACCGGGGAGTAGTTGAGCGGACAGGCTTGGGTCACGCTCATGCCGCTGCAGGAGGGCTGGAAAAACAACCGGGACAGCACCGCTTTGCTAGGATTTCCTTTTGAAATGATTCAGTTACAATACATTCTCTGTTACTTGAAATGTGCAGCAGGTGCGCTTCCTCTTGTAGCCCTGTTGGCTCGGCGATCTGCTATCACTAAAACACGAGGAAAGCCATGAGGAACATGGGATAGCGGCCCTCCAAAAATCCAAAAACGGCAAGACCTGGTCTCAGTttaccaagtttttttttcatttggctTCATCAGGCTaacaaaaaaaatggtaaactgATGAACTGGTCCAAAAAGCAGCAAGAGCTGGTCTCAGTTTACcagtttaccttttttttcggcctgatgaagccaaaataaagaaaacatggTAAACTGGGACCAGGTCttgctgttttgctgttattCCATGTTCCTCAtggctttcttctttctctatcACGGAAGTCAGTTCATTACTAAAAATCAACAGATTCTACATCAATGTTCAACTTTGACATTTGTCTGAAGGTTTCTTACCCTCCTGTAGTGCCTGGATTTGTCCTCTGCAGCTGCAAGAGTGACAGTAAAGTGTTAAAGGTCAGAGCAGCTCACCATAAACACTAATGCATTTCGCTGTTATATCTGACAGTAGGATTCAGATCTTACCCACAGAGAGGAAAACcgccacacacagcagcagaacaatCTTCCCAATCATGTTGAGAGAAGTGGAGtcaaagcagagagaagagaagaggctgAAGTCTGCCGGTGTGTTTCTGCTCGGGCTGCGAAGCGTCTTGTGTCCCGTGTGTCTGTGCTGCCGCTCGGCGCTGTGGCGTCGTCATATAGAGGACGGAGCCTCTGTTGTCGTCTGAAATAATGTGACCCTGCTATGAATAAAGCCATGTTTTGACGGCGGTGGTTTTGACCGCGCCGCCCTATTGTTTTGGCTTTTATTATGGGATAAACATTCCTACTGCCCAAATATTGCTGACCGGggtgaaaaaaacagaggggtGTGACACTGAATGACAGACCTACATATAGAGCACAAGAAAAACAGGCACAGCCATTTTCTACACTGTTGTCAATACATGGAGTTAAAGAGTTACAGTCGTTctgttttgatttattgttacgtttttattttgttgaatcGCTGTTAGGCTCGATACAGTTCCTTCTGTCGACCTTctgttcattttattcattcgTGTTTGTGTCTTATTGACTTTAGTCCTAGTAAGGTTCAGTTATGATGAAATATGTAAGAGAAGAtcat is part of the Centroberyx gerrardi isolate f3 chromosome 16, fCenGer3.hap1.cur.20231027, whole genome shotgun sequence genome and harbors:
- the LOC139911953 gene encoding putative pancreatic secretory proteinase inhibitor, which encodes MIGKIVLLLCVAVFLSVAAEDKSRHYRRPSCSGMSVTQACPLNYSPVCGSDGVTYPNECALCVHRLETNADIMIVKEGRC